Proteins encoded together in one Oceanobacillus iheyensis HTE831 window:
- a CDS encoding quaternary amine ABC transporter ATP-binding protein: MNKIEVNQLTKIFGSHSKKGLQLLEEGYTKDEILKKSGNTVGVNNVSFDVKSGEFFVIMGLSGSGKSTLIRLINRLIEPTNGSINIDGDDITKMNKEQLIETRRNKLGMVFQNFGLFPHRTVINNVSYGLEIQGVSKEERNKKAYKSIEDVGLKGYENSYPNELSGGMQQRVGLARALANDTDILLMDEAFSALDPLIRKEMQDELLKLQNTLNKTILFITHDLDEALKLGDRIAIMKDGEIVQVGTSEEILENPANEYVSNFVKDVDRSKVLDAGTVMRKPEVLTTYKDGPRMAVRKMEEVGASSIFVVDRQDHYKGLLTIDDAIRSYKEDIPMEDVLQTEIYQTTPSTPLSDLIGIAADTKYPIAVVEEDKLVGIVSRVSILSGLVLGKENAEVNE; encoded by the coding sequence ATGAATAAGATTGAAGTAAATCAATTAACGAAGATTTTTGGCTCTCATTCAAAAAAAGGATTACAACTACTTGAAGAGGGTTATACAAAAGATGAAATTTTAAAGAAATCTGGTAATACTGTCGGTGTTAATAATGTATCTTTTGATGTAAAAAGTGGTGAATTCTTCGTGATTATGGGACTTTCTGGTAGTGGTAAATCTACCTTGATTCGATTAATTAATCGATTAATTGAACCGACTAATGGCTCCATTAATATTGATGGAGATGATATCACGAAGATGAATAAGGAACAGTTGATCGAGACAAGAAGAAATAAGTTAGGAATGGTATTTCAAAATTTTGGATTGTTTCCTCATCGAACTGTTATTAATAATGTATCTTACGGTCTTGAGATTCAAGGCGTTTCTAAAGAAGAAAGAAATAAGAAAGCTTACAAATCAATTGAAGATGTTGGTCTGAAAGGCTATGAAAATAGCTATCCGAACGAACTTAGTGGTGGAATGCAGCAACGAGTTGGTCTCGCAAGAGCATTAGCCAATGATACTGATATTCTACTAATGGATGAGGCTTTTAGCGCACTTGATCCACTTATTAGAAAAGAAATGCAAGATGAGTTATTAAAACTTCAAAATACATTAAATAAAACTATTCTTTTTATTACGCATGATTTGGATGAAGCATTGAAATTAGGCGACCGAATTGCAATTATGAAAGATGGCGAAATTGTTCAAGTCGGTACCTCAGAAGAGATTCTTGAGAATCCTGCAAACGAATATGTAAGTAATTTCGTGAAAGATGTTGATCGTTCCAAAGTATTGGATGCTGGAACGGTTATGCGGAAACCAGAAGTACTGACCACGTATAAAGATGGACCGCGAATGGCAGTACGAAAAATGGAAGAAGTAGGGGCGTCTAGTATTTTCGTTGTTGACCGTCAAGATCATTACAAAGGTTTACTAACAATTGATGATGCCATTCGTTCTTATAAAGAAGATATCCCTATGGAAGATGTATTACAAACAGAAATTTATCAAACAACTCCAAGTACTCCTTTAAGTGATTTAATTGGAATAGCTGCGGATACAAAATACCCAATCGCCGTTGTTGAAGAAGACAAGTTAGTTGGGATTGTATCACGAGTATCCATTCTATCAGGTCTAGTTCTAGGAAAGGAAAACGCGGAGGTGAATGAATAA
- a CDS encoding ABC transporter permease yields the protein MDYFYLPLEQWMNEFVNGWFLPTFSGIFNVISEVFNIFIGGVTDLLLLIPAELFTIILALIAWKVSGIGLAVFTIIGFLFIGSVDMWEGAMQTLAIIIVATLVSLVIGIPVGILSAMNDGVQRIVRPILDFMQTLPSFVYLIPAVLLFGLGGVPAVMATFIFAAPPAVRMTNLGIRSVPKEIVEASRAFGSTNKQLLYKVQIPLAIPSIMAGVNQTIMLSLSMAVVASMIGAPGLGASVLTAISQVNIGLGLVAGLGIVVLAIVLDRITQGIGKGK from the coding sequence ATGGATTATTTTTATTTACCACTAGAACAGTGGATGAATGAATTCGTTAATGGATGGTTTCTACCAACGTTTAGTGGTATATTCAACGTCATTAGTGAAGTTTTTAACATATTTATCGGTGGAGTTACAGATTTATTATTATTGATCCCAGCAGAACTATTTACTATTATTCTAGCATTAATAGCTTGGAAGGTATCTGGCATTGGTTTAGCTGTTTTTACTATAATAGGATTTTTATTTATTGGTTCTGTGGATATGTGGGAAGGAGCTATGCAGACACTTGCAATTATTATTGTAGCAACCCTTGTCTCTCTCGTTATAGGTATACCTGTGGGAATATTAAGCGCCATGAATGATGGAGTACAACGAATCGTGCGACCAATCCTAGATTTCATGCAAACTTTACCGAGTTTTGTGTACCTAATTCCTGCAGTCTTATTATTTGGTCTAGGCGGTGTCCCAGCAGTGATGGCTACATTTATATTTGCTGCTCCTCCAGCTGTTCGCATGACTAATTTAGGTATTCGAAGTGTACCAAAAGAGATTGTTGAAGCTTCTCGAGCATTTGGTTCTACAAATAAGCAACTATTATATAAAGTTCAAATTCCATTAGCGATACCAAGTATCATGGCAGGAGTAAATCAAACAATTATGCTTTCCCTGTCAATGGCTGTTGTGGCTTCTATGATCGGAGCACCAGGATTAGGTGCATCTGTATTAACAGCTATTTCTCAAGTGAATATTGGATTAGGTTTGGTAGCTGGTTTGGGAATTGTTGTCTTAGCAATTGTTCTTGATCGGATTACACAAGGAATTGGTAAAGGAAAATAA
- a CDS encoding glycine betaine ABC transporter substrate-binding protein yields the protein MKKFTIVLSLFTLLFLAACGSSNEESTDASESKGTINLAVTPWTSTVPPTKIARIIIEDMGYEVEETQADVSSTFVGLSRGDLDAYMDSWMPAHENQMEKYSDSVEKVTTSYDNANTGLTIPSNLEGINKVSDLKGKEDQFGNKIYGIEEGAGATEMMRELIEEADLDLELVPSSEGGMLAQVQRKISSDEPVIFYGWRPHSMFNKFDIKVLEDDYKVFTPSTVNVLANNGLKEKAPDVYAFLQNWNISIDEVEEMITKIEDGADEREVAQEWIDNNQDKVNKMLENE from the coding sequence ATGAAGAAGTTTACTATTGTTTTATCACTGTTTACATTACTATTTTTAGCAGCCTGTGGATCTAGTAATGAAGAATCAACGGATGCTAGCGAAAGTAAGGGAACGATTAATTTAGCTGTAACTCCATGGACGAGTACAGTGCCTCCAACAAAAATTGCACGTATTATCATTGAAGACATGGGTTATGAAGTGGAAGAAACACAGGCAGATGTGAGTTCGACCTTTGTTGGTCTTTCTCGCGGGGACTTAGACGCATATATGGATTCATGGATGCCAGCGCATGAAAATCAGATGGAAAAGTATTCAGATTCAGTTGAAAAAGTAACTACAAGTTACGATAATGCAAATACTGGATTAACAATTCCTTCGAATTTAGAGGGAATAAATAAAGTAAGTGATCTAAAAGGAAAAGAAGATCAATTTGGTAATAAGATTTATGGAATTGAAGAAGGCGCTGGTGCAACAGAAATGATGCGCGAGTTAATTGAAGAAGCAGATTTAGACTTAGAATTAGTTCCGTCCTCAGAAGGTGGAATGCTAGCTCAAGTACAACGAAAAATATCTAGCGATGAGCCAGTGATATTCTATGGCTGGAGACCACACTCTATGTTTAATAAGTTTGATATTAAAGTATTAGAAGATGACTATAAAGTATTTACACCATCAACTGTAAATGTACTTGCGAATAATGGTTTGAAAGAAAAAGCACCGGATGTCTATGCATTTCTACAAAACTGGAATATTTCTATTGATGAAGTAGAAGAGATGATTACGAAGATTGAAGATGGTGCAGATGAGCGTGAAGTTGCCCAAGAATGGATCGATAATAATCAAGATAAAGTAAATAAAATGTTAGAAAACGAATAA
- a CDS encoding glutamine ABC transporter substrate-binding protein, with protein sequence MKKNKWSLLIVLSALLIFLAACGSGEEDLASGEGEDESNNESSYDLEESYTVVSDNSFVPFEFVEDGELTGFDIELIKAIADEAGFEIEGGEIQTTNFDGIIPGLQTQQFDIAIAGISITEDRKQVIDYSEPYYESGLKIGVSADNEDINSIEDLEGKTVATRMGSTSADFLEENTEDATINQFEQLDQVYLAVENGSADAVVYDAPNVDYYISTTGDGLKTVGELYQAENYGIAIAKGNEDLVAAVDDALATLKENGKYDEIYNKWFGSEE encoded by the coding sequence ATGAAAAAGAATAAGTGGAGTTTGCTGATTGTATTGTCGGCGTTATTAATTTTCCTTGCGGCTTGCGGATCCGGTGAAGAGGATTTAGCATCAGGTGAAGGAGAGGATGAAAGTAATAATGAGAGTTCTTATGATTTAGAGGAATCTTATACAGTAGTTAGTGATAATTCTTTCGTTCCTTTTGAATTTGTAGAAGATGGGGAGTTAACAGGATTTGATATCGAACTAATTAAAGCTATTGCAGATGAAGCGGGATTTGAAATAGAAGGTGGAGAAATTCAAACAACCAATTTTGATGGAATCATCCCTGGACTTCAGACACAACAATTTGATATTGCTATTGCTGGAATAAGTATTACTGAAGACCGTAAGCAGGTTATCGATTACAGTGAACCTTATTATGAGTCCGGTTTGAAAATTGGGGTTTCAGCAGATAATGAAGATATTAATAGTATAGAAGATTTAGAAGGTAAAACAGTTGCTACTCGTATGGGTTCTACTAGTGCAGATTTTCTTGAAGAAAATACGGAAGATGCGACTATTAATCAATTCGAACAACTGGATCAGGTTTATTTAGCAGTGGAAAACGGAAGTGCTGATGCAGTGGTTTACGATGCTCCAAATGTTGATTATTATATATCCACAACAGGAGATGGATTAAAAACTGTTGGGGAATTATATCAAGCTGAAAATTATGGGATTGCCATTGCAAAAGGAAATGAAGACTTAGTTGCTGCGGTTGACGATGCGCTGGCAACGTTAAAAGAAAATGGTAAGTATGATGAAATTTATAATAAGTGGTTTGGTTCAGAAGAATAA
- a CDS encoding amino acid ABC transporter permease, producing the protein MDAIGRILEFDWFRVFEFLPELGKGLYYTLLISIVGLLIGFVLGAIFGLGRISKNKFLFVLASIYVEVVRGTPVLVQAIWIFFALPIIIQYNFDPIVAGIIVIAINSGAYIAEVVRGSVDSIDKGQIEAGRSLGLTKNQTMRYIIWPQAFKRMIPPLGNQFIISIKDTSLLSVILVPELMFQGRLIVSNQFIAVEIYTAVALFYLAITLTLSLILRLIERRLNY; encoded by the coding sequence ATGGATGCTATTGGAAGAATATTAGAATTTGATTGGTTTCGTGTGTTTGAATTTTTACCTGAGCTAGGAAAAGGCTTGTATTACACACTCTTAATTTCGATTGTTGGTTTACTCATTGGTTTTGTTCTTGGAGCGATATTTGGACTTGGACGAATCTCTAAAAATAAATTTTTATTTGTATTGGCGTCTATCTATGTAGAAGTAGTAAGAGGTACGCCTGTACTTGTACAAGCAATTTGGATATTCTTTGCCTTACCAATAATAATTCAATATAATTTTGACCCTATTGTAGCGGGGATTATTGTTATTGCAATTAATTCAGGTGCGTATATCGCGGAAGTTGTTCGAGGATCAGTAGATTCTATTGATAAAGGTCAAATTGAAGCTGGGCGTTCACTCGGACTGACTAAAAATCAAACCATGAGGTATATTATTTGGCCACAGGCTTTTAAACGAATGATACCTCCATTAGGAAATCAATTTATCATTAGTATCAAGGATACTTCATTACTATCTGTTATCCTGGTGCCAGAGTTAATGTTTCAAGGTAGATTAATAGTATCCAATCAATTTATTGCAGTTGAAATATATACTGCTGTGGCATTATTTTATCTAGCAATCACATTAACACTATCGTTAATATTACGATTAATTGAAAGAAGGTTGAATTACTAA
- a CDS encoding amino acid ABC transporter ATP-binding protein, whose product MITVNDLHKRFGKNEVLKGINCEVEETEVVCVIGPSGSGKSTFLRCLNLLEDVSAGKVVIDGHDLTDKKTNINTVRTEVGMVFQQFNLFPHKTVIQNVMLAPQKVRKITSEEARKRGEILLEKVGLSDKANQYPAQLSGGQQQRVAIARALAMEPKLMLFDEPTSALDPELVGEVLEVMKQLAKEGMTMVVVTHEMGFAKEVADRVLFMDEGIIMEENTPDKIFTNPDSERTKEFLNKVL is encoded by the coding sequence ATGATAACTGTAAATGATCTACACAAACGATTTGGAAAAAATGAAGTATTAAAAGGGATAAATTGTGAAGTTGAAGAGACAGAAGTTGTGTGTGTTATAGGTCCCAGTGGATCAGGGAAGAGTACATTTTTACGTTGTTTAAATCTATTAGAAGATGTTTCCGCCGGTAAGGTGGTTATTGATGGACATGATTTAACGGATAAAAAAACGAATATTAATACTGTGCGAACAGAAGTTGGAATGGTATTCCAGCAATTTAATTTATTCCCACATAAAACAGTAATACAAAATGTAATGTTAGCTCCACAAAAAGTAAGAAAAATTACAAGCGAAGAGGCGAGAAAACGTGGGGAGATATTGCTAGAAAAGGTTGGCTTATCAGATAAAGCAAATCAATATCCTGCTCAGTTATCTGGAGGACAACAGCAACGGGTTGCGATAGCAAGAGCATTGGCGATGGAACCGAAGCTTATGCTATTTGATGAGCCCACTTCGGCTCTTGACCCAGAATTAGTGGGAGAAGTATTAGAAGTTATGAAACAATTGGCTAAAGAGGGTATGACAATGGTAGTGGTTACACATGAAATGGGTTTTGCTAAGGAAGTAGCGGATCGTGTTTTATTCATGGACGAAGGAATTATCATGGAGGAAAATACGCCAGATAAGATTTTTACCAACCCTGATTCCGAAAGAACAAAGGAATTTCTAAATAAAGTATTATAG
- a CDS encoding pyrimidine dimer DNA glycosylase/endonuclease V: protein MQLFRVSANHQISAQFLDNRRLSKQVLETYQIIRVCLAELQLIEGNTKYLQHPIVKHVFNNGSPYLLDAWCYLQACNEEHILRGGTRNIEFRNQLFDLGQLIEDHKYLFSDESLPPYFVYGDKKVYGKQAYELYQSLLYDKWSNDKIAPRCGIHR, encoded by the coding sequence ATGCAGTTATTTCGAGTAAGTGCTAATCACCAAATATCTGCTCAATTTCTTGATAATAGGAGATTGTCTAAACAAGTACTGGAAACATATCAAATTATCCGAGTTTGTTTAGCAGAGTTACAACTTATTGAAGGTAATACAAAATATCTTCAGCATCCTATTGTAAAGCACGTATTTAATAACGGTTCACCATATTTATTAGATGCATGGTGTTATTTACAGGCATGTAATGAAGAGCATATTTTGCGAGGAGGTACTCGTAATATAGAATTTCGCAATCAATTATTCGATTTAGGTCAACTAATTGAGGATCATAAATATTTATTTTCAGATGAATCCTTACCACCGTATTTTGTGTATGGAGACAAAAAGGTTTATGGGAAACAGGCATACGAACTATATCAGTCCCTTTTATATGATAAATGGAGTAATGATAAGATAGCACCTCGATGTGGAATACATAGATAG
- a CDS encoding YczE/YyaS/YitT family protein, producing MVFSLGIALTINMQHLGIHPWDVLNVAFFDKFGLSIGSWNIIISCILIIVSFCLDRTYIKVGTFFNAILVGAFVDFYHWSGILPNATDTWIDIVFILLGIVIMGFGGGMYNAAGVGSGPRDGFMLSLSDKLGAPIGRVRIMTECTVLVIGLLIGGPVFVFTFIFTFIQSPIFQWTYLKLGTLVVKLDYKRSNRLKRDTHAS from the coding sequence ATGGTCTTTAGTTTAGGGATTGCATTGACTATAAATATGCAACATCTTGGCATTCATCCTTGGGATGTACTTAATGTGGCATTCTTTGATAAGTTCGGACTTTCCATTGGTTCATGGAATATTATAATTTCCTGTATATTAATTATCGTTTCGTTTTGTTTGGATCGAACATACATAAAAGTTGGTACGTTTTTTAACGCTATCCTTGTGGGTGCTTTTGTAGATTTTTATCATTGGTCTGGAATTCTCCCTAACGCAACGGACACTTGGATTGATATCGTATTTATATTGCTTGGAATTGTTATTATGGGCTTTGGTGGTGGAATGTATAATGCTGCAGGAGTTGGTTCAGGTCCAAGAGATGGTTTTATGTTATCTTTGTCAGATAAATTAGGTGCACCAATTGGTAGAGTAAGAATTATGACAGAATGTACGGTTTTAGTAATTGGCTTACTAATTGGAGGTCCAGTATTTGTTTTTACATTTATTTTTACGTTTATACAGAGCCCGATATTTCAGTGGACCTATTTGAAGTTAGGTACGCTTGTGGTGAAATTGGATTATAAAAGAAGTAATCGTTTAAAGCGAGACACACATGCATCTTAA
- a CDS encoding sigma-54-dependent Fis family transcriptional regulator — protein MIKTMLIAPYSGMAESVKQLKLPEDFQVDIEIANLEDAIQLAKSVEDQGYDLIISRGGTAAMIQEKVSIPVIHIDISGYDMLRVFTLIQDTHHRVALVGFENISRGAKTLSSILEYEIEMFTISHRDQVRSQLEELKRLGYTIVIGDVVTVEEAQKLGIRGILITSGKEAILDAFDEGRRQYQLLKRAHARVSRYHQILQSIPSNIILVNKESKIEFSNLSSEYDELVNEIIESKEINQLVVKVFKEKRSYWKTIETKKFNIDMQIFPIKQDNSLIGIYIQALNKLEDISSIKMTSKVVHVPIIGDSPYAETLRETVHQFAQANENILITGEQSTGKMTIAKAIHFATFGQDAPMLVVDCSSIKEGIQNLVEKVQMIQHGTIVFKEIDRLSIKEQELLVNLVQNTPSSFQIISLSEQDLDSMLEAELFNSDLYHLISELSFYTKPLRERKEDIAAFISYFLSEFHTHSGNETLGIRKSSIDMLKEFEWHGNLGELQRRVKELSIKATGYYINEDHIIELSERKDKQKKNDLMDRDNYISIKGTLEEIEQAIIHKVYEDENRNQTKTAKRLGINRTTLWRKLNNT, from the coding sequence ATGATTAAAACAATGTTAATTGCCCCATATTCTGGTATGGCTGAGTCTGTAAAACAACTTAAACTTCCTGAAGATTTCCAAGTAGATATTGAAATTGCTAACTTAGAAGACGCAATTCAACTAGCTAAGAGTGTTGAAGATCAAGGGTATGATTTGATTATCAGTCGTGGTGGTACCGCAGCTATGATTCAAGAAAAAGTTTCGATACCAGTTATTCATATAGATATTAGCGGGTATGATATGCTTCGTGTATTTACTTTAATTCAAGACACACACCATCGTGTTGCGCTTGTAGGATTTGAGAATATTAGTAGAGGCGCAAAGACGTTGAGCAGCATATTAGAATATGAAATTGAAATGTTTACGATAAGCCATCGAGATCAAGTTCGTTCTCAATTAGAAGAGTTAAAAAGACTTGGTTATACTATCGTTATTGGAGACGTTGTAACGGTTGAAGAAGCTCAAAAATTAGGAATAAGAGGTATTTTAATCACTTCAGGTAAAGAAGCTATTCTTGACGCTTTTGACGAAGGAAGAAGACAGTATCAATTATTAAAGCGGGCACATGCGAGGGTATCCCGCTATCATCAGATTCTTCAATCGATTCCATCGAATATTATCTTGGTAAATAAAGAGTCAAAAATAGAATTCTCAAATCTCTCTAGTGAATACGATGAATTAGTAAATGAAATTATCGAATCCAAGGAAATAAATCAACTAGTAGTAAAAGTGTTTAAAGAAAAGAGATCTTATTGGAAAACCATAGAAACTAAAAAATTTAACATAGATATGCAAATTTTTCCGATTAAACAAGATAATTCTTTAATCGGAATATATATACAAGCACTCAATAAGTTAGAGGATATAAGCTCGATTAAAATGACGAGCAAAGTAGTTCATGTGCCTATTATAGGCGATAGTCCTTATGCGGAAACTTTAAGAGAGACTGTACACCAATTTGCCCAAGCTAATGAAAACATTCTTATAACCGGTGAACAATCTACGGGCAAAATGACCATCGCAAAAGCTATACATTTTGCAACATTTGGTCAGGATGCTCCAATGCTTGTTGTAGATTGCAGTTCAATTAAAGAGGGCATCCAAAATTTAGTTGAAAAAGTACAAATGATTCAACATGGTACAATTGTATTTAAAGAAATAGATCGTCTCTCCATTAAAGAGCAAGAGCTATTAGTTAATCTTGTTCAAAACACACCTAGTAGTTTTCAAATTATTTCACTATCAGAGCAGGATTTAGATTCTATGCTTGAGGCCGAGCTATTTAATTCGGACTTATACCATTTAATTTCTGAACTATCATTCTATACGAAGCCATTAAGAGAACGAAAAGAAGATATAGCTGCATTTATCTCTTATTTCTTATCGGAATTTCATACGCACAGTGGAAATGAAACACTGGGTATAAGAAAATCGTCAATCGATATGTTAAAAGAGTTTGAGTGGCATGGGAATCTAGGTGAATTGCAGAGAAGGGTAAAAGAATTAAGTATAAAAGCAACAGGGTATTATATTAATGAAGATCATATTATTGAACTATCAGAAAGAAAAGATAAACAAAAAAAGAATGATTTGATGGATCGAGATAATTATATTTCAATCAAAGGAACTTTAGAAGAAATAGAACAAGCAATTATTCATAAAGTCTATGAAGATGAAAATAGAAATCAAACCAAAACAGCAAAAAGATTAGGAATTAATCGTACAACCCTTTGGAGAAAACTGAATAATACGTAA
- a CDS encoding 2-keto-3-deoxygluconate permease, giving the protein MKIKATIERIPGGMMVVPLLLAATINTIAPDLLRIGNFTQALFVDGASTLIALFLLFTGAQINLRNVGVSLGKGATLLATKWFAGALVGLIAFMMMGDNGLWLGLAPIAIIAAMTNSNGGLYVALVGQYGDKTDRAAYSLLALNDGPFLTMIALSIFGAMGFVEGMFSFVSFISVLLPIVVGMVLGNLDEDLRSFFSTGSSVLIPFFAFALGMGIDFSSIIEGGLGGIILGLLTVFFTGTVGYFVFKAMKWNPIVGAAEGSTAGNAVATPAAIAAASPAFAANVELATVQVAAAVVTTAILLPIYIGFLVKRLEKKGVNIPDDYVVQDNKK; this is encoded by the coding sequence ATGAAAATTAAAGCTACGATTGAACGAATTCCAGGAGGTATGATGGTTGTACCATTGTTACTTGCTGCAACAATTAATACGATAGCTCCAGATTTACTTCGTATTGGGAATTTCACACAAGCCTTGTTCGTAGATGGAGCAAGCACGTTAATTGCACTATTTCTTTTATTTACAGGTGCACAAATTAATCTACGTAATGTTGGGGTTAGTTTAGGTAAAGGAGCAACACTACTTGCTACTAAATGGTTCGCGGGTGCGCTCGTTGGTTTAATTGCTTTTATGATGATGGGAGATAATGGGTTGTGGCTTGGATTAGCACCTATTGCCATTATTGCAGCCATGACAAATAGTAATGGTGGATTGTACGTGGCGCTTGTCGGACAATATGGAGATAAAACAGATCGTGCTGCGTATTCACTTTTAGCATTAAATGATGGTCCATTTCTAACTATGATTGCATTATCGATTTTCGGAGCAATGGGATTTGTTGAAGGAATGTTCTCATTTGTTTCCTTCATATCAGTATTACTACCGATTGTAGTTGGTATGGTACTTGGTAATTTAGATGAAGATTTAAGAAGTTTCTTCAGCACGGGAAGTTCTGTGTTAATTCCTTTCTTCGCATTTGCATTAGGTATGGGAATTGATTTTTCAAGTATTATTGAAGGTGGACTTGGTGGAATTATATTAGGATTACTAACTGTATTCTTCACTGGTACGGTTGGATACTTTGTATTTAAAGCAATGAAATGGAATCCTATTGTTGGTGCTGCAGAAGGTTCAACTGCTGGTAATGCAGTAGCAACACCAGCTGCTATAGCTGCTGCAAGTCCGGCATTTGCAGCGAATGTAGAATTAGCTACGGTCCAAGTAGCGGCAGCAGTAGTTACGACGGCAATATTACTACCAATATATATTGGTTTTCTTGTTAAACGCCTAGAGAAAAAAGGTGTAAACATACCAGATGACTACGTTGTTCAAGATAATAAGAAATAA
- a CDS encoding four-carbon acid sugar kinase family protein — protein MAKQIAIIADDLTGANDSGVQLTEKGMDTSVLFEIPDEIEFLSEGLVIDTNSRALNKADAISITSQATNFIKKLGYQHVYKKMDSTLRGHIGYELKVMEFELDADLVLIAPAFPSMGRITKNGYHYVYGELISETEISKDPKHPVTESHIPTLIKNQIGEDVGLITKKEYEDELLLRSKLDSFQKENIKMVVFDAESEEDLRTIALRIASINQNVVWAGSAGLAEVVPEVLHLEKEKQVATYNNSNITMTVCGSLSQMTQKQVQYAMKQTGVLAVELDPTKMFQQDWDTYKTIYMEKCISGFKDDKDVVLYVPSNEVIRKDVQEIGVTLGLSKNQLGETISEKIADLVSTIKEEFPKIDRFVLTGGDTAKATAQSLGAVGIHLIKQLEAGIPLGSLIGSHESLVVTKAGAFGKENSIYKAMLQLKGEIIDE, from the coding sequence ATGGCAAAACAGATTGCAATTATAGCGGATGATTTGACCGGAGCGAATGACAGTGGGGTACAATTGACTGAAAAAGGAATGGATACCTCGGTATTATTTGAAATTCCGGATGAAATAGAATTCTTAAGTGAAGGATTGGTAATTGATACAAATTCAAGAGCGCTTAATAAAGCTGATGCAATTTCAATTACTTCACAAGCTACGAATTTTATTAAAAAATTAGGTTATCAGCATGTCTATAAAAAAATGGATTCTACTTTACGTGGCCATATCGGATATGAATTAAAAGTGATGGAGTTTGAATTAGATGCAGATTTAGTTTTAATTGCTCCAGCCTTCCCAAGTATGGGACGTATTACAAAAAACGGGTATCACTATGTATATGGTGAATTAATTTCTGAGACTGAGATATCAAAAGATCCCAAACATCCCGTAACAGAATCTCATATTCCAACGTTGATTAAAAATCAGATAGGGGAAGACGTTGGATTAATTACGAAGAAGGAGTATGAAGACGAGCTCTTACTTCGGAGCAAGCTCGACTCCTTTCAAAAAGAGAATATAAAAATGGTAGTCTTTGATGCAGAATCAGAAGAAGACTTAAGAACGATAGCTTTACGTATAGCTTCTATAAATCAAAATGTTGTTTGGGCAGGATCTGCTGGACTGGCAGAGGTTGTTCCGGAAGTACTGCATTTGGAAAAAGAAAAGCAAGTAGCTACCTATAATAATTCAAATATAACAATGACGGTATGCGGTAGTTTATCCCAAATGACACAAAAACAAGTACAGTATGCAATGAAGCAAACTGGAGTGTTAGCGGTTGAATTAGACCCAACAAAAATGTTTCAGCAGGATTGGGATACCTATAAAACTATTTATATGGAAAAATGTATATCGGGGTTTAAAGATGATAAAGATGTAGTCTTATATGTTCCATCTAATGAAGTAATTCGTAAAGATGTTCAAGAGATTGGAGTGACATTAGGACTTTCTAAAAATCAACTTGGAGAAACTATTTCTGAAAAAATAGCTGATTTAGTAAGTACTATAAAAGAAGAATTTCCTAAAATAGATCGATTTGTATTAACTGGTGGTGATACAGCCAAAGCAACTGCACAATCTTTAGGTGCAGTTGGTATACACCTAATTAAGCAACTTGAGGCAGGTATCCCGTTAGGTTCTTTAATAGGAAGTCATGAAAGTTTAGTTGTCACCAAAGCGGGAGCATTTGGTAAAGAAAATTCTATTTATAAAGCAATGCTCCAACTGAAAGGAGAAATTATCGATGAGTAA